One window from the genome of Pseudomonas frederiksbergensis encodes:
- a CDS encoding low affinity iron permease family protein, which translates to MTFAKIAQKLSLWAGSPKTFLGAIVLLALWAASGPLFGFNDTWQLIINTSTTIITFLMVFLIQNTQNRDTDILHLKVDELLRASKDAQNAMLGLESLDLKQLEALRKQYQDMGKDEAKSLDGVEAKNKIDLNQC; encoded by the coding sequence ATGACGTTCGCCAAAATCGCTCAAAAACTATCCCTCTGGGCGGGGAGCCCCAAGACTTTCCTGGGGGCCATTGTGTTGTTGGCGCTCTGGGCTGCCAGCGGACCTTTATTTGGTTTCAATGACACCTGGCAATTGATCATCAACACTTCGACCACCATCATCACCTTCCTGATGGTGTTCTTGATCCAAAATACGCAAAACCGCGATACCGATATCCTGCATTTGAAAGTGGACGAATTGTTGCGGGCCTCGAAGGACGCTCAGAACGCAATGCTCGGCCTCGAGTCGCTGGACCTCAAGCAACTTGAAGCGCTGCGCAAGCAGTATCAGGACATGGGCAAGGACGAGGCCAAGAGCCTTGATGGCGTTGAGGCGAAGAACAAGATCGACCTGAACCAGTGCTGA
- a CDS encoding SDR family oxidoreductase: MSTRREPNQYAMQNPLTQYPRPEFPDQPQSPPGIDQDMVPQPDHGEKSYQGFGRLEGRKALITGGDSGIGRAAAIAYAREGADVAINYLPSEERDAQQVIELIKAEGRKAVAIPGDLKDEAFCVQMVKMAQQQLDGLDILVNVAGKQEAQKDIADITTAQFDDTMKTNIYAMFWICKAAVPLMPAGATIINTASIQSYDPSATLLDYATTKAAIVAFTKALAGQVISKGIRVNAVAPGPIWTVLQPSGGQPREKIPTFGSQVPMKRPGQPAECAPLYVLLASQESSYITGEVFGVTGGNPLP, encoded by the coding sequence ATGTCTACACGCCGAGAACCCAACCAATACGCGATGCAGAATCCGCTGACCCAGTATCCGCGTCCGGAATTTCCCGACCAGCCACAGTCACCGCCGGGCATTGACCAGGACATGGTGCCGCAACCCGATCATGGCGAAAAAAGCTACCAGGGTTTCGGTCGCCTGGAGGGGCGCAAGGCGCTGATTACCGGCGGTGACTCAGGGATCGGTCGCGCCGCTGCCATCGCCTACGCCCGGGAAGGCGCGGATGTGGCGATCAATTATTTGCCCAGCGAGGAGCGCGATGCACAGCAAGTCATCGAGCTGATCAAGGCCGAGGGCCGCAAGGCCGTCGCTATTCCAGGTGACTTGAAGGATGAGGCGTTCTGCGTCCAGATGGTGAAGATGGCGCAGCAGCAACTGGATGGCCTGGATATCCTGGTGAATGTCGCCGGTAAGCAGGAAGCGCAAAAAGACATTGCCGATATCACCACCGCGCAATTCGACGACACCATGAAAACCAACATCTACGCGATGTTCTGGATCTGCAAGGCCGCGGTGCCGCTGATGCCGGCGGGAGCGACCATTATCAATACCGCGTCCATCCAGTCCTACGATCCGTCCGCGACGCTGCTGGACTACGCCACCACCAAAGCGGCGATCGTGGCGTTTACCAAGGCGTTGGCCGGGCAAGTCATCAGCAAGGGGATTCGTGTCAATGCGGTCGCGCCGGGGCCGATCTGGACCGTGCTGCAACCCAGCGGCGGACAACCCAGGGAAAAAATTCCCACGTTCGGTTCCCAGGTGCCGATGAAACGTCCGGGACAGCCCGCCGAATGCGCGCCGCTTTATGTGCTGCTCGCTTCGCAGGAATCGAGTTATATCACTGGGGAAGTATTTGGTGTGACGGGCGGCAACCCGTTGCCCTGA
- a CDS encoding DUF4142 domain-containing protein produces MSRMATFLRTTSVVMLMGLGANSAWAQSPVEFINDASAKGMADIEASREAHSKAESREVKDYTIMVINDRTTANQHLAKIAKKLDLPVAPREEVADKAKTLMPQVAEGESFEAAYAASQVKATEEAIEQIQQQAQTTNVPEIKAFADETLPKLQTHLEMARALQASR; encoded by the coding sequence ATGAGCCGGATGGCCACCTTTTTACGCACCACCAGTGTTGTCATGCTGATGGGCCTGGGTGCCAACAGTGCGTGGGCCCAGTCACCTGTCGAGTTCATCAACGATGCGTCCGCCAAAGGCATGGCCGACATCGAAGCCAGCCGCGAGGCGCATTCGAAGGCGGAGTCACGGGAGGTCAAGGACTACACCATCATGGTGATCAACGACCGCACCACCGCCAACCAGCATCTGGCGAAAATCGCCAAGAAACTTGATTTGCCTGTCGCGCCACGGGAAGAAGTGGCGGACAAGGCAAAGACCCTGATGCCACAGGTGGCGGAGGGTGAGTCATTTGAAGCGGCCTATGCCGCCAGCCAGGTCAAGGCCACTGAGGAAGCCATCGAGCAGATCCAGCAACAGGCCCAGACCACCAATGTGCCGGAGATCAAGGCGTTCGCTGACGAAACGCTGCCCAAGCTGCAAACCCATCTCGAGATGGCCAGGGCGTTGCAGGCCAGCCGCTGA
- a CDS encoding GGDEF domain-containing protein, producing MDIRYSTPLASYLDLLLDAVCAVDAQGRFVFVSAACERILGYTPQELIGRAMIDLVHPADRQRTLDAAREVMEGEPKLNFENRYLRKDGGVVHILWSARWSEADQLRIAVARDITERKQAESRQAALYAISEAAHAAADLLALFKRIHFIIGEWLPALNFSVALYDEQCEQLNFAYHVDDRERQPELPGTAVGRLCAEVIRSGQPILLTPGCSASPVEFCDLVAKPDAPCWLGVPLNSQSSTIGALIVKSAPDSERYTEQDKELLQYVCAQITLAIERQQLHARLQHMAQYDQLTQVPNRELLRDRFKAALAAARVASGRMALLYIDLDRFKQVNDTYGHGVGDMLLQAVASRLKGCVRDTDTVARIGGDEFVVLLHSIHSVEDADRVQKKIRQALSQPLRLDGHCLNIEPSIGVACFPDHGTEDVTLFRHADEAMYAAKRHNHRAFGI from the coding sequence ATGGACATTCGATATTCCACGCCGTTGGCCAGTTACCTCGATCTGCTGCTCGACGCTGTATGCGCTGTCGATGCCCAGGGGCGCTTCGTGTTCGTCAGCGCCGCCTGCGAGCGTATTCTCGGCTACACCCCCCAAGAGCTGATTGGCCGGGCGATGATTGACCTGGTGCACCCCGCCGACCGTCAGCGAACCCTGGATGCCGCGCGAGAGGTCATGGAGGGCGAGCCCAAGCTCAATTTTGAGAATCGCTACCTGCGCAAGGACGGTGGGGTGGTGCATATCCTGTGGTCGGCGCGCTGGTCCGAGGCTGACCAACTGCGCATCGCCGTGGCCCGCGACATCACCGAGCGCAAGCAGGCGGAGTCCCGGCAGGCTGCGTTATATGCCATTTCCGAGGCGGCCCACGCCGCCGCCGATCTGCTGGCGTTGTTCAAGCGTATTCACTTCATTATTGGCGAATGGCTGCCGGCGCTGAATTTCTCGGTGGCGCTGTATGACGAGCAGTGCGAGCAACTCAACTTTGCCTATCACGTCGACGATCGGGAGCGACAGCCAGAGCTACCGGGCACGGCGGTCGGGCGCTTATGTGCCGAAGTGATACGCAGTGGACAGCCGATCCTGCTCACGCCCGGTTGCAGCGCGTCGCCCGTGGAGTTCTGCGATCTCGTGGCGAAACCCGATGCGCCTTGCTGGCTGGGCGTGCCGCTCAATTCCCAGAGCAGCACGATCGGCGCGTTGATCGTCAAGAGCGCCCCGGACAGCGAGCGCTATACGGAGCAGGACAAGGAACTGCTGCAATACGTCTGCGCCCAGATCACCCTGGCCATCGAGCGCCAGCAACTGCACGCCCGGCTCCAGCACATGGCGCAGTACGACCAACTGACCCAAGTGCCCAATCGCGAGTTGTTGCGCGATCGGTTCAAGGCCGCGCTTGCCGCGGCCCGCGTTGCATCCGGGCGGATGGCGTTGCTGTATATCGACCTGGACCGTTTCAAGCAGGTCAACGACACCTACGGTCACGGCGTCGGCGACATGCTGCTGCAAGCGGTCGCCAGTCGATTGAAGGGGTGCGTACGTGACACCGACACCGTTGCGCGCATCGGTGGCGATGAGTTCGTGGTGTTGCTCCACAGCATTCACAGTGTGGAAGACGCCGACAGGGTGCAAAAGAAAATCCGCCAGGCATTGTCTCAGCCGCTACGGCTGGACGGCCACTGCCTGAACATCGAGCCGAGCATCGGCGTGGCCTGTTTTCCCGACCACGGCACCGAGGACGTGACCCTGTTCCGCCACGCCGATGAGGCGATGTACGCAGCCAAGCGCCACAATCACCGGGCCTTCGGCATCTGA